The Procambarus clarkii isolate CNS0578487 chromosome 46, FALCON_Pclarkii_2.0, whole genome shotgun sequence genome includes a region encoding these proteins:
- the LOC123752047 gene encoding uncharacterized protein, producing the protein MAASSPVIQPEDVNRLRYGLAVTKAGRDALASVFMWSYRGTFPVVTYLTQDLGYTNAQYRRVFDDHQRDKLEASSDAATFDITLLYKLLQHVCGLAEMNDPTWTTPGPQGPSLEHLIYSLKQHRNTLAHDNVGMSEQDLTSTLTELSDLLAKMLAEAGVRCRTNSQDVDHVTRDVTKYIGGLLAKVREPLDPSDVAYLPQLRQEIKMFRSHITEEVKQMNKQELTDGYKLLYQIVPAPWLLLNINYNPSLAFTRLRLLEDPVIGARPSHAAKGQDSTRPSHAAKGQDIDYEHILSMRREDGRVPQCVLLTGEGGMGKTTLLKLILEKWVEDPAAIRHLGTVDLVFYVQCRDIHLNTFEDLLRQLLPQTLRDSGVDFQQFKEIILSLNILVLIDGYDEVNDHSGRLVKELLHLPGKDVRLVITTRPGWDQQLSQLVPHTRPRCNILVLGITPERRVEFAERTIKVLVEEESQRSVITGRFTQRLEQMSQFLGEYLNTPLTLTLLALLCVEAPEEFNNLTTNTQVYEKIHDFITSKLVSRLTDKNVADPKGKCDQFLLFFEEISLRGIQRQEYDLRPETEAEIREKCKTLGLPQDEVLSNYFTRSSYRRGLSVVWVFGYFHARYQEYCASRGLVDLLLRAEQDRGDPASHRVSGERSIIIDLLVDVVRKEKRSLGDHLRGSKFDISAVQHELWAHHRWDNILVSTTGVLCARGVEHMFITHIIDLCEMVTPETDELLKHVAESRGSEHVIQAVCEKLHTEQEWRIESVDSWVVLPLVLKKVTPKNICLVINDTTQLKQRLSALSVLAKMKVTISLDLDYSLDSKERSVISKQHLERLTAPGSKCILEEFDGVLFEADIPLLPHTLESLTLRLTPQQLPVLIRHLPHLPHLQRLDITLDDTGYVVPDTLDDTGYVDPDTLDDTGYVDPDTLDDTGYVIPDTLDATGYVDPDTLDATGYVDPDTLDATGYVDPDTMDATGYVDPYTLGSMPYQGRELRLTSWDLTDDDPAIDWCCHLAAQLCPFSREGCSRLVFRNTRLTSVGGERLLRGLHRRGVTGGSLWIEIRDSEENKKYLQELGASLNNFNIVSIR; encoded by the exons atggcggcctcgagtcctgttatccaaccggaagatgtgaacagactgcggtatggactggctgtgactaaggcaggacgagacgcgctagcaagtgtgtttatgtggtcgtaccggggcaccttcccagtagtgacttacctcactcaggacttggggtacaccaatgctcagtacaggcgtgtcttcgatgatcaccagagggataaactcgaagcttcctctgacgcggcaacttttgacatcaccctgttgtataaactcctgcaacatgtgtgtggtctggctgagatgaatgaccccacgtggaccactccagggcctcagggaccatcacttgaacacCTTATTTACAGCCTGAAGCAACACCGAAACACGTTGGCCCATGATAATGTGGGAATGTCAGAGCAAGATCTTACGTCAACACTGACGGAGCTCAGTGACTTATTGGCCAAGATGCTGGCTGAGGCCGGCGTCCGGTGTAGGACAAACAGCCAggatgtggaccacgtgaccagagaTGTCACCAAGTATATTGGTGGTCTGCTAGCGAAGGTCAGAGAGCCGCTGGATCCCTCAGATGTGGCGTACTTGCCTCAGCTCCGCCAGGAGATTAAGATGTTCAGAAGCCACATCACAGAAGAGGTTAAGCAGATGAACAAGCAGGAGCTAACTGACGGGTATAAACTGCTGTACCAGATTGTTCCCGCACCCTGGCTCCTCCTCAACATTAACTACAACCCAAGTCTTGCTTTTACACGACTACGACTCCTTGAAGATCCCGTCATAGGGGCAAGACCCTCCCATGCGGCCAAGGGTCAGGATAGCACAAGACCCTCCCACGCTGCCAAGGGTCAGGATATAGACTATGAACACATCTTGAGTATGAGACGAGAGGACGGAAGAGTCCCTCAGTGTGTCCTCCTGACGGGGGAAGGTGGTATGGGCAAGACAACTttactcaagctcatcctcgagaaGTGGGTAGAGGACCCTGCTGCCATACGTCACCTGGGCACTGTGGACCTCGTTTTCTATGTACAGTGCAGGGACATACATCTTAATACCTTCGAAGATCTCCTCCGCCAGTTACTGCCTCAAACACTTCGTGATTCTGGTGTCGACTTCCAGCAGTTTAAGGAGATAATCTTGAGCTTAAATATATTAGTCCTGATTGACGGCTACGACGAGGTCAACGACCATTCAGGAAGGCTGGTGAAGGAGCTGTTGCACCTGCCTGGCAAGGATGTGAGGTTGGTGATAACCACACGGCCGGGGTGGGACCAACAACTGTCACAGCTCgtcccacacaccagacctcgctgcaacatcctcgtattgggcatcactccagaacgtcgcgtggagttcgccgagagaaccatcaaggtgctggtggaggaagagagCCAACGGAGTGTCATTACAGGGAGGTTTACCCAGCGGCTGGAGCAGATGAGTCAGttcctgggtgagtacctcaaCACTCCACTCACCTTGACCTTGTTGGCGCTGCTGTGTGTCGAGGCTCCAGAAGAATTTAACAATCTCACCACAAACACTCAAGTCTACGAGAAGATTCATGACTTCATAACCAGCAAACTGGTGTCCAGACTCACAGACAAAAATGTGGCTGACCCCAAAGGAAAATGTGACCAGTTTCTGTTGTTCTTTGAAGAGATTAGtttaagagggatccagaggcaggAGTACGACCTTCGGCCGGAAACGGAAGCGGAGATTAGGGAGAAGTGTAAAACTCTGGGACTGCCGCAGGACGAGGTCTTGTCCAACTATTTCACAAGAAGCAGCTACCGTCGGGGCctcagtgtggtgtgggtgtttggctattttcacgccaggtaccaggagtattgTGCCAGCAGGGGGCTGGTCGATCTCTTGTTGAGGGCTGAGCAAGACCGAGGTGATCCAGCATCACACCGTGTGTCAGGGGAAAGGTCTATAATCATTGACCTCTTGGTGGATGTTGTACGTAAGGAAAAACGCTCCTTGGGAGATCACCTGAGAGGGTCAAAGTTTGATATTAGCGCCGTGCAACATGAGCTTTGGGCGCACCACAGATGGGATAACATTTTAGTCAGCACTACCGGGGTGCTGTGTGCCCGGGGAGTAGAGCACATGTTCATTACTCACATAATTGACCTGTGCGAGATGGTTACACCTGAGACTGACGAGCTGTTGAAGCATGTAGCAGAGTCCCGCGGGAGTGAGCACGTCATCCAAGCCGTGTGTGAGAAGCTGCATACAGAACAAGAGTGGAGAATAGAGAGTGTTGACTCGTGGGTTGTCCTGCCGCTTGTTCTTAAGAAGGTGACACCTAAGAACATTTGCCTAGTCATAAACGATACAACCCAACTAAAGCAGCGCCTGTCTGCACTGTCAGTGCTGGCAAAAATGAAGGTAACCATATCCTTAGATCTTGACTATAGTTTAGACAGCAAAGAGAGAAGTGTTATATCAAAACAACATTTGGAGAGGCTGACAGCCCCCGGCAGTAAGTGTATCTTAGAGGAGTTTGATGGTGTCTTGTTTGAGGCAGACatacccctcctgcctcacaccctcGAGAGCCTCACCCTGCGCCTCACACCACagcaactgcccgtcctcatccgtcacctgcctcaccttcctcacctgcaacgtcttg ACATTACCCTGGACGACACGGGCTACGTggtcccggacaccctggacgacacgggctacgtggacccggacaccctggacgacacgggctacgtggacccggacaccctggacgacaCGGGCTACGTgatcccggacaccctggacgccacgggctacgtggacccggacaccctggacgccacgggctacgtggacccggacaccctggacgccacgggctacgtggacccggacaccatggacgccacgggctacgtggacccgtacACACTGGGCAGTATGCCGTACCAGGGAAGGGAGCTCCGCCTGACCAGCTGGGACCTCACTGATGACGACCCAGCCATAGATTGGTGCTGCCATCTGGCGGCTCAGCTGTGTCCTTTCTCAAGAGAAGGGTGTAGTCGCCTGGTCTTCCGTAACACGCGTCTCACCA gtgtgggtggggagagactcctgcgaggacttcaccggAGGGGCGTCACTGGTGGTAGCCTTTGGATTGAGATCCGGGACAGTGAGGAGAACAAGAAGTACCTCCAAGAGCTCGGTGCGTCGCTTAACAATTTTAATATTGTTTCTATACGGTag